A stretch of Faecalibacterium duncaniae DNA encodes these proteins:
- a CDS encoding transposon-encoded TnpW family protein has translation MAENKQNTTPERRPDCVTEIRMGNTVLIVSGFFKKDTTDTAADKMMKVLEAEAAAGHKAQLSP, from the coding sequence ATGGCAGAGAACAAGCAGAACACCACCCCGGAACGCCGCCCGGACTGCGTGACAGAGATCCGCATGGGCAACACCGTCCTTATCGTTTCCGGCTTTTTCAAAAAAGATACCACCGACACCGCAGCCGATAAGATGATGAAAGTGCTGGAGGCGGAAGCCGCCGCAGGACACAAAGCCCAGCTTTCGCCCTAA
- a CDS encoding ATP-binding protein, which yields MSNLFTERVLNMTAVTPQPEDYMGEDGLLYCGKCHTPKEAYFPEKQAALFGRDRHPAECDCQKAQRLEREAAEQRRKHLDTVEDLKRRGFTNPTMQEWTFANDNGKCPQMEIAHFYVEHWEIMREENIGYLLWGKVGTGKSYFAGCIANALMEQEVAVRMTNFSAILNDLTASFEGRNEYIERLCRFPLLIIDDFGMERGTEYGLEQVYNVIDSRYRSRKPLIVTTNLTLDSLQNPLDTAHARIYDRLLEMCAPILFTGENFRRETAQAKLNRLKELMK from the coding sequence ATGAGTAATCTGTTTACAGAACGAGTTTTGAATATGACGGCTGTTACCCCACAGCCGGAGGACTACATGGGCGAGGACGGACTGCTTTACTGCGGCAAGTGTCACACTCCGAAAGAAGCCTACTTCCCGGAAAAGCAAGCCGCCTTGTTTGGGCGTGACCGCCACCCGGCAGAATGTGACTGCCAGAAAGCCCAGCGTTTGGAGCGTGAAGCCGCCGAACAGCGCAGAAAGCACCTTGACACCGTGGAGGACTTGAAACGCCGGGGATTTACCAATCCTACCATGCAGGAATGGACTTTCGCCAACGACAACGGGAAATGCCCGCAAATGGAGATTGCACACTTCTATGTGGAGCATTGGGAAATCATGCGCGAGGAAAATATCGGCTATCTGCTATGGGGCAAGGTCGGCACAGGAAAAAGCTATTTTGCCGGTTGTATCGCTAATGCCCTCATGGAGCAGGAAGTCGCTGTCCGCATGACGAACTTCTCTGCGATTTTGAATGACCTGACCGCCAGCTTTGAGGGGCGCAACGAGTATATCGAGCGTCTTTGCCGTTTTCCTCTGCTTATCATTGATGATTTTGGAATGGAGCGCGGCACAGAGTACGGTTTAGAACAGGTCTACAATGTGATTGACAGCCGCTACCGCAGCCGCAAGCCCTTAATCGTTACCACCAATCTGACATTGGACAGCCTGCAAAATCCGCTGGACACCGCCCATGCCCGGATTTATGACCGCCTTTTGGAAATGTGCGCCCCTATCCTCTTTACGGGAGAGAACTTCCGCCGTGAAACGGCGCAAGCCAAGCTGAACAGACTAAAAGAATTGATGAAATGA